From the genome of Methanobrevibacter sp. TMH8:
TATGATATTCATGGAGGAGGATTAGATTTAATATTCCCTCATCATGATGCAGAAATAGCACAGATGGAAGCTATATCTGGTAAAAAACCTATGGTAAATTATTGGATGCACACTGGTTTTTTAAATGTCGATGGAGTTAAAATGTCAAAATCTCTTGGAAATTTTATTACCATAAGAGATCTTTTGAAAGAATGGAATCCTATGGCCTATAGACTATTTGTTCTTTCAACACATTATAGAAGCCCAATTGACTTTTCATCCAAATCATTAAATCAAGCCTTAAAAAATTTACATAGATTAAATAAAACTGTTGATAACCTTAAACAAACTTTAGATTATCTAAAAAACTTAGAAGTTTTAGAAACCTCTGAAAAATCTAACATTACTGATGATCCAAATAAATATAAATTATTAAATCAATTAAATTCAGCAAAAGAAGAATTTTTCTTTCATATGAATGATGATTTTAATACTCCGAGAGCATTAGCTATTATATTAAGTTTTACAAAAGTCATTAATGGACATATTAATGAAATTGATGATAAAAATAATAGTGATGTTTCTATAGAAGATTTAAAATTCATTAGAGAATCATTATCATTACTTAAAGATTTTGAAGCTATATTCAAATTAAATATATTTACTATAAAAGAAGAAAAAAAGGAAGACAAATCTTCTCAACTTCTTGATATAATTTCTTTTACAAGAGAAAAACTTAGAGAAGAAAAAAATTATGATCTTTCAGATGAAATTAGAAATAAACTAAATGAAATTGATATTAATATTGAAGATTAAAGGATATTAACCAAAAAAACATGACAAGGATAAAATAAAAAAATAAGAAAATAAAAATAAGAAAATTACAAAAAATAATGATTGAGATGAAAAAATGAGTGAAAAAATTGCAAATAGTTTAACTGAGTTAGTAGGAAATACACCTTTGTTAAAATTAAATAATATTGATGATGGATTAAATGGAGATTTAATAGCTAAACTTGAATCTTTCAATCCACTTAGTAGTGTAAAAGATAGAATATCTGTAGGTATGGTAAATAAAGCTGAAAATGAAGGCCTTATTGACAAAAGTACCACATTGATTGAACCAACTAGTGGAAATACAGGTATTGGTCTTGCTTTTGTAGCTGCTGCTCGAGGATATAGGCTTATTTTAACTATGCCAGAAACAATGTCACTTGAGAGGAAAAAGCTATTAGCTATTTTTGGAGCAGAAATTGTTTTGACTCCTGGTGATAAAGGTATGAATGGAGCTATAGCTAAAGCGGAAGAATTACTTGAGAAAATCGATAATAGTTTCTCAGTTCATCAATTTTCAAATCCTGTTAATGTAGAAACACATTATAGCACAACTGCAGAGGAAATTTGGAATGATACAGACGGTAACATAGATATTGTTATAGCTGGTGTTGGTACTGGAGGAACAATTACTGGAATAGCTAGAAAACTAAAAGAAAATGGAAAAAATCCAAATCTTAAAGCTATTGCTGTTGAACCTTCATCTTCACCTGTACTTTCTGGAGAAAACCCAGGACCTCACAAAATCCAAGGAATTGGTGCTGGATTTATTCCTGAAATCTATGAAAGTGATTTAATTGATGAAATAATTCAAGTTAAAGATGAAGATGCTTCAAAAGCTATGTTAAAATTAGCTAAAGAAGAAGGAGTTCTTGCAGGTATTTCTTCTGGTGCAGCAACTCATGCTGGAATTGAAGTAGCTAAAAGAGAAGAAAATAAAGGAAAACGGATTTTAGTTATATTACCAGATACTGGTGAAAGATATCTTTCTATGGATTGGGTTTTCCAAGATATCTATAAAGAATACTCTGAAGTTTTAAAATAATTTTTTAATAATTAATTTAATAGTTAAATCAAATATTTAATATTATAAGTATTAATTATTATATTAATTATTAGACTAATTATAAAGATTAATTTTTAGACTAATTTTTAGACTATATTATTAGACTAATTATATTAATTCAATAATTTTTTATTTTTAAAATTTTTATAAAAAATTTTTATATATTGCAAAAAATTAATATATTTTATATACAGATTTATATCTTACATTAAATAATAATTATCAATTATATGTATTAGTCAATTATTTTTTAAATTATTTATAATTTTTTTTTCAATAATTTTAATAAACATGAATAACATAGTACTTATATTCAACATTTAATAGAACCATAGAATTTATATTAATATTAATATTATAATTAAATTAAAGTTAATGGAGTAATATCATGATATATATGGATCATTCAGCCACAGCACCTGTAAGAGAAGAAGTATTTGAAGTTATGAAACCATATTTCACAAGGTCATTTGGAAATGCATCAACATTTTACTCTCTTGGAAGAGAAGCTAAAGCAGCTATGGAAGAATCTAGAAAACATGTCGCTAATATTATTGGTGCAAATAAAGATGAAATAATATTTACAAGTGGTGGAACTGAATCTGATAACATAGCTATTCAAGGAATTGCATATAAACTAAAAAATGCTGATAAAGGAAACCATATTATAACCTCAGCTATAGAACATCCTGCTGTAATGGAAACATGTGCTCATCTTGAAAAGAAAGGATTTGAAGTGACTTATCTTCCTGTTTATGAAGATGGAATTGTCAAAATAGAAGATCTTAAATCAGCTATTAAAGATGAAACTATTCTCATTACTATCATGCATGCAAATAATGAAATTGGAACTATTCAACCAATTGCAGAAATTGGCAAAATAGCTAAAGAAAAGAAAATTAAATTCCATACCGATGCTGTTCAATCTGTTGGAAAGATACCTGTTGATGTTAATGAGATGAATGTTGATTTACTTTCTATTTCTTCACATAAGGTATTTGGACCTAAAGGAATAGGTGCATTGTATATTAGAAAAGGAACAAGACTTGAACCAATTCTTTATGGAGGAGGACAAGAAATGGATTTATCTCCAGGAACTGAAAATATCCCAGGAATAGTTGGTTTAGGTGAAGCTTGTAGATTAGCTAAAGAAGAACTAAATAATACTATGGAATATACTAAAAAACTTAGAGATAAACTTGTTGATGGAGTTTTAAACAGTGTTGAAAAATCTTATATAAATGGAAATATAGAAAAAAGACTTCCTGGAAATGTCAACTTCCGTTTTACTGGAATTGAAGGTGAATCAATTGTCCTTATGCTTGATGCAAAAGGTATTGCTAGTTCAACTGGTTCTGCATGCTCATCTAAGAAACTTACTGCTTCTCATGTTCTAAAAGCAATAGGACTTGAAGATGTTGATTCTCATGGATCACTTAGATTGACTATTGGTCCTGAAAATACAGAAGAAGAAGTGGATATTGTAATTAAAGAAATACCACCTATCATAGAAAAACTTCGAAGTATGTCTTCAATTTGGAATAAAGACAAAGACATTTGGAAAAATAATACTGAAAGTTGTGATATTTAATTATCGAAAGGAATTACCTATAAAAAATTAATTAAAGAAACTAACTAATAAAGGTGAAAAAATGTACTCAGAAAAAGTAATGGAACATTTTACTAATCCCCGAAATGTTGGAGAAATCGAAAATCCTGATGGTGAAGGGACAGTAGGAAATCCAACTTGTGGAGATATGATGACTATTTATATTAAAGTCAAAGATGATAAAATTGATGATATAAAATTTAAAACATTTGGTTGTGGAGCAGCAATAGCTACAAGTAGTATGATTACTGAATTAGCTTTAGGAAAAACAGTTGATGAAGCATATGAAATTAGTAGAAATGATGTAGCTGATGCATTAGATGGACTTCCAAAAGTAAAAATGCATTGTTCTAACTTAGCTGCTGACGCATTACAAGCAGCTATCAAAGATTATAGATCTAAACAAGAATAATAATCTTTAATTTTTTATTTTTTATATATTTTAATTTTGTTTAATTATATTTTTATCATAGTTTTATCTTATTCTTATCTTTTCTAAACTTGTTTTTATCTTATTCTTGTCTTATTTTTATTTTATTTTTATTATTTTAATTTTTATACCATCATATTATTTCTAAATTTCCAATAATTATATATCTAACTTTTCAATAGCTTTTTCAGCAGCAATTTGCTCAGCTTCTTTTTTACTTTTTCCTACTCCTCTGCCAACTTCTGTTCCATCAATAAATATCCCCATAATAAAAGTTTTATCATGTGGAGCCCCATATTCTTCAATTAAATTATATTCTACAAGAAGTTCATTGGCATCCCCATATTCTTTTATTTTTGATTTAAAGTCATTGAAAAATATAATTTCTTCATCAATAGCTGGAAAAACTGTTTTAGAAAGGAAATCTCTAGTAGTTTCTAAACCTTGATCTAAATAAATTGCACCAAGTAAAGATTCAAAGACATCAGCACTAATAGAAAAAACCTCATTTATACTAACTTTATTATCATCAAGTTGTAACTTTATCATACTAGTTAGTCCTAAATCATGAGAGTAGTTAGCTAAAGCAGTTTCACAAACATAATTTGATCTTAATTTAGTTAAATCTCCTTCACCAATATTTTTATATTTTTTGTATATATATTCAGAAACAATCATGCTGAGTACTGCATCACCTAAAAATTCTAATCTCTCATAATCATAACTTATATTATGTTTAACCCCATATGATTTATGTATGAATGCCATTTCATATAGCTTAGAATTATTAGGTATTATTCCAAATTTATTTAGTATTTCCATCAGATCACTCATTTATGATTATTTTTATTTTTTTATGAATATTTTTTTAAAAAATTATTATAATAATTATTATGATTATATTAGGATAATCATCTTTGATATTTATTTTTATTATTTTATAATCAAATATATGAAAATAAAATATTTATGTTATAAATATGTTTATCATTATTATTACATTTTTATTTTATTTAAATTTAATATAATATTTAATATAAATTTAATATAAATTTTTAATATAAATTTTGTTATATTTAATAATTAAAATTAAAAAATTATCTGATATTAAATATTTATAAATATTCGTTGCAAAAATTTTTTAGATATTACTTCTCATTAACTCTCTAGGATTATTGATTTATAAATTAATAAACATAATATTTTTTTCAATAAATTGCGACTTTATTGAAATAAAAACAAAGAATTGGTAATTCCTTATATATTTCATTAAAATAGCTATAAATTTAAATACATAAAACAATTAGAAACTGGATTAATAATAAATAAATAATAAATAAATTATTGATAAATCTTATTTATAGAAATCTTATTTCTAATATATAATATTATTTAAATTATAGCTATTAAATGGGATAATACATAACTTAAACAAATAATTTAACATTAACAAAGGGGATATTTATGATATTAAATTGGCAAAAAGAAATAAATACAATAGATCCAGATATGAAATTTAGAAGTGAAGGTGGTTGGTTAAAAACTATTGAAAAACTTGATAAAAGTGTTTCAAATGGATATTCATTAGTTGGAGATTTTGTAAAATCTGGTGATTTTGAAGAAGACTATTCAGATGGACTTTACTTAGATTGTAATAAAGAACCTGGAAAAAAGAAAAAAACACAAAGTGATTATCGCTTGTTTAGATTATCAAATGGAGAATTAAGACTTTTAGATATGGTAATTGCTGGAGATAGTAGCTGGGCTTGTGAGTTCTGGGATACAATAGAAGAAGAATTAGGAACTGAATTATACTAAAATAAATAAAATAAATAAAAAATATAAAAAATATAAAAAATATAAATAACAAAATTATTGATTTATAATATAATTATTGATTTATAATGTAAAATAATACTACAATTTTCTATTTGAATTTAATTCAACAATAAATAATAATTTTACAATTTTCTATTGATTAATTTTCTTATTGAATCTAATAATATTCCATTTAACATTAAAAACAATCCAATTACAATGAGCATAATAGCTATTACAGTTGGACCAAAGTTAATACTAGTACCATTTATATAATCATTCAAAAACCAAATTCCAGTTATAATACCAATTATGAATATTATAAGACCTGGAAGTGTAAAATAAATTAAAGGTCTTCTAAGTTCCATATCTTTTATTATTTTTAAAAGAACTCCAACTCCATGAGTAATAGGATTTTCAGTTGAACCATTAAGATCATACCTAACTGTTATTGGAACTTCTACTATTTTTAATCCAGCTTCTGCAGCATCAGAAAGCATTTCACTTTCAATTGCAAAACCAGAATCTTTTAGTTTAAAATAAGGAATAACTTTTTTAGAAAATGCTCTAAATCCACTTTGAGAATCAGTTATTTCTAGTCCTGAAGATATATTTGTAGCTTTATCTAAAACTTTTTGACCAATACGCCTATAAGAAGGAGTATCATCTTCAACAGAGCCATCAACATAACGGCTACCATTAACAAAATCAGCATTTCCAGATTCAATTGGATAAATCAAATCAGGAATTTCATCAGGATTATTCTGTCCATCACCATCGATTGTTACAATAATATCATAAGTTTCATTATTATCTTCAATTAAATTATTAAGAGATTTTATGGCTTCAAAACCAGATTTTAAACCTTGACCTTTTCCTAAATTTGTAGGATGAGTTATTAGCTCTGCACCAGCTAGATTAGCTACTTCACTAGTTTTATCAGAGCTACCATCATTAACCACAATAACTTTATCAACATATTTTAAAGTTCTAAGAATAACACTTCCTAGAGCTACTTCTTCATTGAAAGCTGGAATAATAGCTACTGATTTTGACATAAAATTACCTTCTAAATAAAATTATTTTCTAATAATTACATTTAATAATTAATTTATTAATATAAATTATAAAAGTTAAATATTAAAAGTCAAATATTAATGATAATATCAATGTAATATTAATAATTGACTAATCAATATTGTAAAATTCTCTCATCCACTCAACAGTTTTTTTAATACCTTCTTCTGGAGAAACTTTAGGATCATGTTTTAAATCACGAATAGCTTTTGAGAAATCAATAGTTTTAACTTTTGTTGTGAAAGGTTCAGCTTCATGATAAGTTACAAGAGAATCATCTGCTCCAACAGCATCAAGAACAATATCAGAATACTCTCTGATATCTTTTTCCCATTCTTGTTTACTTCCGACATTATAAGCCTCTCCTGGAATAAAATTATCTACAATATTTGCAAAAGTAGTCGCTGTATCTCCCACATAATCAATGATACGTTTATGCCCTTCATAAACATCATAACCTTGATTATGAAGAGTTTTATAAATAAATATTGGAATAAAACCTTTATATGGAGAATATTCTTCATGAGGTCCATAACAGTTAACTGGACGAACTCTAACAGTTTCAGTTTCAAACATTGTAGCTGAATTCATACACATTAATTCTCCAGCCCATTTAGTAATAGCATAATCATTCATTTGATAAGTATCTTTAATCGGATTATTTATCATTACATCTTCACTCATTTCACCAGTATAATCCCCATATACTTCAGCTGATGAAAAGAATATCATACGAAATCCTAACTTTTCTTGAAGACGAATCATATGTTTTGTTCCAATGACATTAGTTTCCCATAAGTTTTCATAGTAACCTTCACCATTCCATCTACCATATTCAGCAGCTAAATGATATACATAATCAAAATCATCATTTTCATCAAAAACACGTTCTATCTGGCGAAATTTACTAACATCTGCACGTACATAATCATCTCTTTCATTGTGCAAAAGATCACATGCTAATACTTCATGTCCACGACTTCTTAGTTCATTACATAAGTTGGTTCCTATAAATCCTGCTCCACCAGTAACTAATATTTTTTCTGTCTCCATAGAATTTCTCCTTTATAATTTTTATTTAATATCTTAGAATAATATTTATATTATATTCTATAGTTTATCTCTATATTTTATAGCTTATCCCTATATTCTATAGTTTATCTTTATAATTATTATATTTACCATATTTTTCATATTTAATATAATGTTTATTGATACTTTCAGGATAGTTTTTTCTAATAAAATTAAAGACACTACAATCTTTAAAATCATCAATTATTTTTTTTAAAAGGATTATTTCTTCTCTAGAATCATCAAGAAGTTCTTTAGTAACCTCTAATCTATGCTTTTGCTTTAAATAATCATTTTTAAGTTTATCTGCATCTTCTAACTTTTTATCAATGTCTAAAATTTCATATCTATCTAATCTCTTTTTAATATCATCTTTATCATTACGAATATCTAAAAGACGATTTTGACAGTATTCCAATTTATCTTCAATTAATTTTATATCATTTTTTGCATTTTTAAGTTCAGATTTAGTAAATTCTAACTCTTCTTTTAAATTAAATGTCATCTTATCACAATTCCAATGAAATATATAAAATTTATAATAAAATTCTAATTCAAATAAAATGTAATAGTTATAATAATTAAAATAATAAGAATAATAAGAATAATGAAAATAATGGAATAAAAATAATATTATAAACAAATAATATCTTTAATTTTATAAATATAATTGAGGAAAATCTAAAATCATATAAATTAACATGAAAATGCTATAATATCTTTTAAATATTTAAGCAATTCATCTTTAGCCTCTTCATCATCCATTGCAAATTCAATTGAAGTTTTCAACCATTCAATTCTATTACCAATATCATAAGTTTTTCCTTCAAATACCTGACCATATATTGTATCTAATTTTGCCATAGCATCAGTTAATTGAATTTCTCCACCAAAACCAGGTTCAGTATTTTCAATATGATTGAAGATATCATTAGTTAAAACATATCTACCCATTATAGCTAGATTAGATGGAGCTTCATCTATCTTTGGTTTTTCAACAAGCTTTTCAATATTGTAAAGTCTGTTTTCAACTTCATTTCCTTTTATTATACCATATCTTTCAACTTTTTCACAAGGAACTTCTTCCACAGCTATTGTAGAAGCATTATATTTTTTGTAAACATCAATAAGCTGCTTTGTGCATGGAACAGGCCCTTTAGTAATAGTATCACCTAACATAACAGCAAAAGGTTCTCCTCCAACATGTTTTTCTGCACAATAAATTGCATCCCCTAATCCTTTTTGTTTTTTTTGTCGTACATAATAAATATCTGCTAAATCTGATATTTCTTTTACTTCATTTAAATAATCATCTTTACCATTCTCACTTAAATGATATTCTAATTCAAATGATCTATCAAAATGATCCTCTATAGGCCTCTTTCCCTTACCAGTTACAATTAAAATATCATCAATTCCAGAAGCTACAGCTTCTTCAATTACATATTGTATTGTTGGTTTATCAAAAACTGGCAACATCTCTTTTGGTTGAGCTTTAGTAGCAGGTAAAAATCTTGTACCTAAACCTGCTGCTGGTATAACGGCTTTCATATTCATTCACCCATAATAATTAATTAATAATAAATATAAATGATAATATAATAAAACAAATTCCCAATAATATTAATTATTCATTATTTTATCGTTTATCAATAAAATTAAATGTTTTAATATATTTCATATAATTAAAGAATACTATAAATCAATAATAATTTATACTATGATAATATCTGTTTTAATTATATTTAAATCTATTAGTATTAGATACATTTGTTGATGAAAGAACCTCTCTTCTAAATATATGTGAAAGTACTCAAATAAAATGAAAAATAATTAATATACTAATAGGGTACTATAAGTTGAAACGAATAAAAAAAATAAATAACAGATTTATAAAAAAATCATAGCCTAATTAGTAAAAATAGAATACTAATTAAATAAAATTAAAAAAAACCAATGATAAATATATTTTATAAAAATGAGTAATAGAATTAATAATAAAAAAATAAAGGAATATAGATATAAATATAGATAATAATCTTTAATAATATAAATTTGATGATATAAAAATGAAAAACAAAAGAATATGGACAATAAATAAAGAAATAAAAAATAAAGAAACATAATAATAAAGAAATATAACAATACCCTATTATAATAATGTAAAAATATATAAAAATGGTGCAGGGAACGGGATTCGAACCCGCGAAGGGACTCACCCAATAGGCCCTCAACCTATCGCCTTTGACCGCTCGACCATCCCTGCAAGAAACTAATGTAACAATATATTTCAAATAAAGAAATATATAATATTAATTTAAGTAAATAAAACTAGTATTAAATTCTATTTCTTTTTAAGTATTTAAACTTTTCTCTTTAAAAGAGATTAATAGATTTAAATAAATTAAATAATAAATTCTATAGCTATTTCAATTAATGAAAAATAGCTACAAAAATGATTATCCTCTTGGTTCTTTTGCTTTATATCTTAAACCTTTGTAACCACATTTCCTACAAGCAGTAGCTGCAGCTGGGTTACGAGCATTACATTTTAAGCAAATTTTAACTTTGAAAATTCTATTTTCAGCTTCTTCAAATCTAGCCATTGATAATCCTCCTTATAATAGTTAATATTAGTTATTGATCGAATAAACGTTCGTGATCCTTATTAACTAAACAATCAACAAAATTGATTAGTTAATATTTAAATTTAGTAATCTGTTATAAGAATTATAATAAGTAAGAAATTATAATTACTTAGTAACTATATCATGAAACAAAATAAGAATTTCTCTAATATTCATGATACTTAAGAACATTAAAATTTATTGATTTAATAGTATTTAAAGCTTTAGTTATTTTATTTAAAATTTTTTTAATTAAATATTTATTTTTATTTAAATATTATTTTTAAAAATATTATTACATACCCTATAATTATTTCCAAGTATGTATAAATTTGCACTAATTGTTATCACTAAATATATTATTAACTATTATTAGCTATTTATTATATTTTGAAGCTTTTTATAAATGTTTTAAATTCTTCTCTATTTACAAGATCACCAGTATAATAATAAGTAATTGAATAATAATTATCCCCTTTAAGCAAGAGAACATCATAAGAATTAGTGTATTGTGTTCCATTAGATTTTATATTGAAAAAAGACGCAATACTCGCAATATTTTCATCTATTTTAACTGTTTCATTAGAACTTATCTTAAGATAAGTTTCAATAGCAGGAATACCACTAATCACAACATTTGAAGAATTAACAACAGATATATTTTTATTATCATCCCAAACAGACTTATATACATTATAAAGTTCATCTAATGAATAACCACCAGCTTCACCTTTAGAAATATATAAATAATTACCATAATAATCCACTAAAACAATATCAGTACTATTATTACTTTCAATACTCCAATCACTAGAATAATTAAAAGAAATATCAGAATTATTAAAATTTTTAATAGTTGCTACATTACTATTATCATTACTGTTATCTGATAAAAATAATAAACCCGCAGAAATATAAACTATTACTATTATAAAAATCAATAATACTCCAAAAACAGCTATTTTTCTTTTTTTATCTTCTTTAGAATATACTGCGACTTCATCTTTACCTTCTTTGATTTTCACATTTGTATAAATATAATTATAGAATTTCCTACTAATAAAAAAAGTAATTGCAAGCAATATGATTCTAATAATCCAATTATTAGAAAAACTAAATCCTGAAAAAAGAATTCCAATAGAAATAGCTATGATAGCTAATACAATAACGAAAAAAACAACACTCAAAAAAATAGCTGTAAGCTTACCAATTTTCATAAAAACCATCTCCTTTTTATTAGATTAAATCACTAATATTTGCATCTAATAATTTGTAATATACTTGATAAGCATGAATTACATTTTCAATTTCCATTTTACTATTGCCAAAATGAATAGCACTACAAGCACTCAAAAAAATCAAAGAAAACCTAGAATTAGTAAGAAATTTATCGTGAGAATCAATAGTAGGAGTTTCTATAATCATATGCCCTATCTTAGTATATATATCAAATATTTTATCTAAAAGTTTATTAGCATTTTTACCCCATTTCATTTTCTTTAATTTATTGAAAAATTCTTGATCTGGAGGAATAAAACTTTCATCATTATCAAAATCATCCAATAAAGCCATGACTTTATTTAACAGATTTAAAACTTCATCAATACAAGTTTCATTATTTTCCTTTTTCATAGACAATATCCCAGTTAAAAAACTATTAAGAGCAGTATAACTTTCAAATAAAATAGTATCTCCCCACAAACTAGGAACATAAACTATTTTAAATCTATCTAAAACTTGAGCATACTCCAACTGAGGATAATTCTCAGCGAATGAATCTTCATCCATCCTATTAATATTAAATTCATCAAAACGAAACTTTTCAACATATGAAATCAATGATTTACATAAAACTCTCATATTTTTAGAATCTATAAGACTTAACGTCTGATTTAAAACAATAGGCAAACCTTCCACATCAGAAAAATTATTCAAAATCTTATCAGCTTTATCTCTATTCTTAGCCATCTCTTTAGGAACATCATAATCAATTTTAATAGCCATAAGCACATCACTCCCGAAAAATATCAAAATTTATTATTAAAAATGTCCCTTATTTTTTTAATCTTTATTTATAAGATTTAATAATTTGAAATAGGTTTTAAATGCACAAATAACATCATCCAAAATAACAACCGCACGATTATTAACAACAGCACTACAACAACACAAAAAAACCAAAGCTTTATCACTAACACCTATAAAAATACCTATGGCAGAAGGGTAACCTGCATTAGGATTCTCATCAAAAACCTCATCAGAATTAGTTGTCATATATTTATTATAAATTTTATCAATTTTATTTAAAAGTTTTTTAGCATTTTTATCAAATTCTAATCCCTTTAATCTGATAAAATATTCTTTATCAGGACCATTAAAAATAATATCTTTATCAAAATCATCCAAAAGAACCATAACCTTATTAAGTATACAAAAAACATCAGAAAGATTAACTTCACCATTATAAGCCAATACCCCAAAAATAACGTCTTTTAAACTATCATAACCTTCTAAACCCATTTTGTCTTTAAATCCAAGAGGAAGAAGATAATGAAATCTACCTTGTGGAAACGCATCAATTATATATTTAATTTGAGGAAATTCATTAGCAAAATCACTAGAAACATCTAACACATAAGACCCATATTCTAAAAAATATTTAATAATCCTTTTTATGTTTTTAATAAAATCTTTAAAATTCTTAGAACCAGTAACCTCCCAAATAGAATTAAAAACATCATCTAAACCATCCAAATCAGAATAATCTAATAATATCTCATTAGCAGAATTCTTAATCTTCTCCCTCTCATTTATAACACTAT
Proteins encoded in this window:
- the galU gene encoding UTP--glucose-1-phosphate uridylyltransferase GalU; translated protein: MKAVIPAAGLGTRFLPATKAQPKEMLPVFDKPTIQYVIEEAVASGIDDILIVTGKGKRPIEDHFDRSFELEYHLSENGKDDYLNEVKEISDLADIYYVRQKKQKGLGDAIYCAEKHVGGEPFAVMLGDTITKGPVPCTKQLIDVYKKYNASTIAVEEVPCEKVERYGIIKGNEVENRLYNIEKLVEKPKIDEAPSNLAIMGRYVLTNDIFNHIENTEPGFGGEIQLTDAMAKLDTIYGQVFEGKTYDIGNRIEWLKTSIEFAMDDEEAKDELLKYLKDIIAFSC
- a CDS encoding 50S ribosomal protein L40e — protein: MARFEEAENRIFKVKICLKCNARNPAAATACRKCGYKGLRYKAKEPRG
- a CDS encoding PsbP-related protein encodes the protein MKIGKLTAIFLSVVFFVIVLAIIAISIGILFSGFSFSNNWIIRIILLAITFFISRKFYNYIYTNVKIKEGKDEVAVYSKEDKKRKIAVFGVLLIFIIVIVYISAGLLFLSDNSNDNSNVATIKNFNNSDISFNYSSDWSIESNNSTDIVLVDYYGNYLYISKGEAGGYSLDELYNVYKSVWDDNKNISVVNSSNVVISGIPAIETYLKISSNETVKIDENIASIASFFNIKSNGTQYTNSYDVLLLKGDNYYSITYYYTGDLVNREEFKTFIKSFKI